A region from the Lolium perenne isolate Kyuss_39 chromosome 4, Kyuss_2.0, whole genome shotgun sequence genome encodes:
- the LOC139830285 gene encoding protein FAR1-RELATED SEQUENCE 5-like — MGDYSSTWSDGDDGYTGDDDSTSENSSKSRMYENVPPFGENLPSSASSENMSEVLYGGHEEDEYSDMEVGFDEYSVEVGLHHEESSSENKSEVISGADNGREHHSQADPDIVSNEYKMHSVEEHCKILDMTFSSKPAAFVWYNSYAREHGFSIRKDILKRAKRGKRGKGEIRLRRYVCSRAGKRQEKLLTQEGRSRRLRPETRCNCNANITVKRDLSRGVWVVKSFYGNHRHKPARPDEIPFLRSHRKIKPYQRAEILSLGASGMRKYMIMKHFLRRHGYEGVGFVRRDLYNLCCREKRKLIAKGDAATALGIMVARKKSDPEFFFDYQKDDEGRLKSMFWCDSQSRQDYQDFGDVVVFDSTYKMNRYAMPFIPFVGQNNHRKTTVFACALVSDETEDTYAWLLRTFLTAMCQKKPKGLITDGDAAMILAIQNVLPDVWHRLCTWHIEKNMKRHLGHKSLKEFRPFLYNATSEAIFEERWSAFRRKWETKSTQEWLKRMYNKKRIWAAAYLTGGYFLVMKSNQRSESLNSCLHLHLDYGMTLVDLIMHYENAIVCIRESEAEDDCICSQSLPVAVTESKEIEVALAHAFSPANFYILQ, encoded by the exons ATGGGGGACTATAGCTCAACTTGGAGTGACGGGGATGATGGATATACGGGCGATGATGATTCTACTTCGGAGAATAGTTCGAAATCCAGGATGTATGAAAATGTACCTCCTTTTGGGGAGAACCTTCCATCATCGGCCTCCTCAGAAAACATGAGTGAA GTGCTATACGGTGGTCACGAGGAGGATGAGTATTCAGACATGGAGGTTGGGTTTGATGAATATAGCGTGGAGGTAGGACTGCATCACGAGGAATCAAGCTCTGAAAATAAGAGCGAA GTGATATCTGGTGCTGACAATGGGCGTGAACATCACAGTCAAGCAGATCCAGATATTGTGAGTAATGAATATAAGATGCACTCTGTGGAAGAGCACTGTAAAATACTGGACATGACATTTTCTTCCAAACCGGCGGCTTTTGTCTGGTACAACAGCTATGCGAGAGAGCATGGCTTCAGCATCCGAAAGGACATTTTGAAGAGGGCAAAGCGAGGGAAACGTGGTAAGGGAGAAATACGGTTAAGGCGGTATGTCTGTTCCAGGGCAGGGAAACGTCAGGAAAAGCTTTTAACGCAGGAAGGCCGCAGTCGTAGGCTAAGACCCGAGACTCGTTGCAACTGCAATGCCAATATCACCGTGAAGCGTGACCTATCGAGAGGAGTATGGGTTGTCAAAAGTTTTTACGGCAATCACAGACATAAACCAGCTAGACCGGACGAAATACCATTTCTTCGATCGCACAGAAAGATTAAGCCGTACCAGAGAGCTGAGATACTATCTTTGGGAGCAAGTGGGATGAGAAAGTACATGATTATGAAACACTTTCTCAGAAGACATGGCTACGAGGGTGTAGGCTTCGTAAGACGAGATCTGTACAACCTATGTTGCAGGGAGAAGAGGAAGCTTATTGCGAAGGGTGATGCTGCCACGGCACTTGGTATTATGGTCGCGAGGAAGAAGAGTGATCCTGAATTTTTTTTTGATTACCAAAAGGATGATGAAGGACGGTTGAAAAGCATGTTTTGGTGTGATTCTCAGTCACGGCAGGACTATCAGGATTTTGGCGATGTGGTGGTGTTTGATAGCACGTACAAGATGAACCGGTATGCTATGCCATTTATTCCTTTTGTAGGCCAGAACAATCATCGTAAGACTACGGTGTTTGCATGCGCTCTCGTGTCAGACGAGACAGAAGATACATATGCTTGGCTGCTTCGGACATTCTTGACTGCAATGTGTCAGAAGAAGCCCAAAGGTCTTATTACTGATGGGGACGCCGCGATGATATTAGCTATTCAGAATGTCCTTCCAGACGTGTGGCACCGTCTATGTACTTGGCACATAGAGAAAAACATGAAGAGACACCTTGGTCATAAGTCGCTAAAGGAATTTCGGCCATTCTTATACAACGCCACTTCAGAAGCCATTTTTGAGGAAAGATGGAGCGCGTTTCGTCGCAAGTGGGAGACAAAAAGTACCCAAGAATGGCTCAAAAGGATGTACAATAAGAAGAGAATTTGGGCTGCCGCGTATCTGACCGGTGGATATTTCCTTGTTATGAAAAGCAATCAGAGAAGTGAGAGTTTGAACTCATGCCTTCACCTTCACCTGGATTATGGTATGACCCTAGTTGACTTGATAATGCATTACGAGAATGCCATTGTTTGCATCCGTGAGAGCGAGGCCGAAGATGACTGCATCTGTTCCCAGAGTTTACCGGTGGCAGTTACTGAATCCAAAGAGATAGAGGTTGCTCTTGCACATGCCTTCAGTCCAGCCAACTTCTACATCTTGCAGTAG